One Triticum dicoccoides isolate Atlit2015 ecotype Zavitan chromosome 4B, WEW_v2.0, whole genome shotgun sequence genomic window carries:
- the LOC119292073 gene encoding uncharacterized protein LOC119292073 — MAPVSLPPGFRFHPTDEELIIYYLKSKINGRQIELEIIPEVDLYKCEPWDLPEKSFLPSKDLEWYFFSPRDRKYPNGSRTNRATKAGYWKATGKDRKVNSQKRAVGMKKTLVYYRGRAPHGSRTDWVMHEYRLDERECEIDNGLQDAYALCRIFKKTAPGPKIMEHYGAAQYHGEPPQWTPSSVERSPTPCDGRGGGDDFESSSFSFPTEAPMTSGSMHGGGFGMQMMGGMPQEDGRWMQFLSEDAFNATNPYFMNPAAASNFSCLPSKVDVALECARLQHRLTLPPLEVEDFPHDVSLDTKTGILQSNPNEVDILQEFLSVASASQELINGSGSSSYPDMWLGAGTSSGGGHYMNELSSLVDLGAAKAKEEVDNFYHMCGIGASMTRRDDEPGRLVEISDMQEFKEEKKRPVENLRGVKLVNNDLGEIVVEGDESNPAEGITHYPIQDTAENSGEAGHHMTDHTTDEGGIDTAPIFSQSQPDDFALAIGFGNDGDDNTDPNASFDLYGKVDVQRGLFVSRVGAAKTFFHRIEPPKKVSFHLNPAASEVSSKAIEKFHYYLPVTSKVSGSGSSSSRVSVSVFGKVKALIRGKFPTMRRPPSPQRQRPEATVSELLQIVSLLLAPKEAVAEREEEMARKKAKPGRRGCDGGCSSSWQLGLPGKGSKGISSMFLSGKWAFLTSALAAVRAPGPCNHF, encoded by the exons ATGGCGCCGGTGAGTCTGCCGCCGGGCTTCCGGTTTCACCCGACTGACGAGGAGCTCATCATCTACTACCTTAAGAGCAAGATCAACGGGAGGCAGATTGAGCTCGAGATCATCCCGGAGGTTGATCTTTACAAGTGCGAGCCCTGGGACCTGCCAG AAAAGTCATTCCTCCCAAGCAAAGACCTGGAATGGTACTTCTTCAGCCCGCGAGACCGCAAGTACCCGAACGGATCGAGGACGAACCGCGCAACCAAAGCCGGGTACTGGAAGGCAACCGGGAAAGACCGCAAAGTGAATTCGCAGAAGCGTGCAGTTGGTATGAAGAAGACCCTTGTGTACTACCGTGGCCGTGCCCCGCATGGGTCTCGCACCGACTGGGTCATGCACGAGTACCGCCTCGACGAGAGGGAATGCGAGATCGACAACGGCTTACAG GACGCGTATGCATTGTGTCGGATTTTCAAGAAGACGGCACCCGGGCCGAAGATCATGGAGCACTACGGCGCGGCGCAGTACCACGGCGAGCCGCCTCAGTGGACTCCGAGCAGCGTCGAGCGCTCCCCAACACCGTGTGATGGAAGAGGTGGTGGTGATGACTTCGAGAGCAGCAGCTTCTCGTTCCCGACGGAGGCCCCAATGACTTCAGGATCCATGCATGGGGGTGGGTTCGGGATGCAGATGATGGGCGGCATGCCTCAGGAGGACGGCAGGTGGATGCAGTTCTTGAGTGAAGACGCCTTCAACGCCACCAACCCCTACTTCATGAACCCAGCTGCTGCCTCCAACTTCTCATGCCTTCCATCCAAG GTGGATGTTGCACTGGAGTGTGCAAGGCTGCAGCACAGGTTGACCCTGCCGCCATTGGAGGTGGAGGATTTCCCACACGATGTCAGCCTCGACACGAAAACCGGCATACTCCAGAGCAACCCCAACGAGGTTGACATTCTCCAGGAGTTCCTGTCAGTGGCCTCGGCATCTCAGGAGCTGATCAATGGCTCCGGCAGTAGCAGCTACCCTGATATGTGGTTAGGTGCCGGCACCAGCAGTGGCGGCGGCCACTACATGAACGAGTTGTCCTCTCTCGTTGATCTCGGCGcggcgaaggcgaaggaggaggtcgACAATTTCTACCATATGTGCGGCATTGGCGCGTCAATGACGAGGCGTGACGACGAACCCGGCAGGCTGGTTGAGATCAGTGACATGCAGGAGTTCAAGGAAGAGAAGAAGCGGCCGGTGGAGAACCTcagaggtgtcaagctggtgaacaATGATCTTGGAGAG ATCGTGGTGGAAGGAGATGAAAGCAATCCAGCAGAAGGCATCACGCACTATCCTATACAAGATACCGCAGAGAATTCAG GAGAAGCCGGTCACCACATGACCGATCATACCACTGACGAAGGCGGCATCGACACGGCCCCCATCTTCTCGCAATCCCAGCCTGACGACTTCGCTCTTGCTATTGGTTTCGGCAACGACGGCGACGACAACACCGACCCCAACGCGTCCTTCGACCTGTACGGGAAGGTCGACGTGCAGCGCGGGCTCTTTGTCTCGCGGGTCGGCGCGGCGAAGACATTCTTCCACCGCATCGAGCCGCCGAAGAAGGTCAGCTTCCACCTGAATCCAGCAGCGAGCGAGGTCAGCAGCAAGGCGATCGAGAAGTTCCATTATTATCTCCCCGTCACGTCCAAAGTTAGCGGTAGTGGTAGTAGCAGTAGCAGGGTCTCCGTCTCCGTCTTTGGCAAGGTGAAGGCACTCATCAGGGGCAAATTCCCGACGATGAGGAGGCCGCCATCACCGCAGCGCCAGAGGCCGGAGGCGACAGTGAGTGAGCTGCTGCAGATCGTGTCACTCCTCCTCGCACCCAAGGAAGCCGTAGCCGAGCGAGAAGAAGAGATGGCGAGGAAGAAGGCGAAGCCGGGACGACGGGGTTGCGACGGCGGGTGCAGCAGCTCGTGGCAGCTCGGGCTCCCCGGCAAGGGGAGCAAGGGCATTTCCAGCATGTTTTTGAGTGGGAAATGGGCGTTTCTAACCTCTGCATTGGCGGCCGTCCGCGCCCCAGGGCCGTGCAATCACTTCTGA
- the LOC119294188 gene encoding uncharacterized protein LOC119294188, which translates to MPILIPFCHGRTGALAAPDVDEIIVGPIHSKLLPWTPGSISDSEPTEVTLLPVLATGLPAMSMDDDVVYLLSKACSSGEMEVVIAVDSRKKTLRGVGKLVAGKDFTDMRNLTTKISKYLSLNTAAE; encoded by the exons ATGCCGATCCTGATTCCATTCTGTCATGGGAGGACTGGAGCCCTGGCTGCACCGGATGTCGATGAGATTATCGTCGGGCCAATACATTCCAAGCTGCTGCCATGGACGCCAGGCAGTATCAGTGACAGTGAGCCCACGGAGGTGACGTTGCTGCCAGTCCTCGCCACGGGTTTACCCGCAATGAGTATGGATGATGATGTTGTGTACCTGCTGTCCAaggcatgctcctctggtgagatgGAAGTGGTGATTGCTGTTGACTCGAGGAAGAAGACGCTGCGAGGAGTGGGCAAGCTTGTTGCCGGAAAAGACTTCACTGACATGCGCAACCTCACCACCAAGATCTCCAAGTATCTCAGTCTCAATACGGCCGCAG AATGA